The following DNA comes from Mucisphaera calidilacus.
TGATGCGGTCGTTGACACGGTGTTCGATATAGCTGATGGCGGAGCGAATGGCCGCGACGACGGTTCGTGATTCGCTGGAGCCGTGCATGATGAGGCAGGTTCCGTTGGCGCCGAGGAGGGGCGCTCCGCCGAACTCGTGATAATCGTGCTTGCGGTAGATGTTCTTGACGACGGGCCCGAACTTCATGGCCATCTCGGGGTCGGTTTCGGCGATCTCGGAGGCGATGGTTTTGAAGAGTCCCGCTGCGAGTCCTTCGGCGAGTTTGAGGACGACGTTGCCGGTGAAGCCTTCGGTGATGACGACGGTGGCTTTCCCGTTGAAGATGTCGCGTCCCTCGACGTATCCGATGTAGTTGACCGTGCCGTCGTCCTTGAGGAGCTGGTGTGTCTCCTTGACGAGGATGTTGCCCTTGGTTTCTTCTCCGCCGATGGAGAGGAGTGCGACGCGGGGCTTGTCGATGCCGATGATCTGCTCGGCGTAGACGGCGGCCATGCGTGCGTACTGGTGGAGGTGTGTGGGTCTTGGTTCGGGGTTGGCTCCGACGTCGCAGACGACGACGGGTCCGTGGAAGGTGGGCATGGTGACGGCGATGCCGGGGCGGTGGACGCCGGCGAGTCGCCTCATGGACATCTGGGCGGCGGCGACGCAGGCCCCGGTGTTGCCGGCGCTGATGACGACGTCGCAGTACTGGTCGCCTGCCTTGCGTCCCCCGAGTGCCATGAGGCGGACGATGGAGCTGTCGGGCTTGCTCCGGAGGGCGGCGACAGGTCCTTCACCCATGTCGATGACCTGGGTGGTGGGCACGATTTCGATCTGGGGGTGGTCGGCAAGTCCTGCCTGTTCCATACCCTGGCGGATGACCTGTTCGTCGCCAACGAGGACGAGTGTGTGGTCATCGCCGAGGATCGGGACGGCATCGAGACATCCGGTCAGGACCGCCGCGGGAGCGTGGTCCCCACCCATGACGTCGACTGCGATGCGCACTAGCTATCCTTGTTGTTGTTCAGGTTGAGCTTGAGACCGGGGCGGACGTACCCGCAGTTGTTGCAGGCGCTGTGTGGGGTTTTGGGCCCGCCACAGTTGGGGCAGTTGACCCATTGTCCGGCGCGTAAGCCATCGTGGGAACGTCGTTTACGGCCTTGGGTACGCGTTTGGCGTTGAACAGGGACCATAGCTCATCCTTGGTAGCCGGCGGGATTGCCGGTCGGCTCATCGGTCGTCAATGTCCGGCTGAAAAGAGGCCGCCGGGCCGGTTAAGCGAAGTTCCACAGGGTACTTGTTGGTTGTCGGAAGGTCAAGCTGACGGTTGCATAACGCTAACAAATCGGGCGGGGGCTTTGGGGGGGCCTTCGGGGGGAATCAGTGGTCCTGAGCGGCCTCGATCTGGACGGCGGGGCCGGCGTGCTCGGGTTCGCGTAGTTCGGCGATCATCTCGCGGGTCTGGTCGTCGGGCCCCGGGGTGAGGGGCGTGAGGATGAGGGTGACGGCGAAGTTGATGATCATGCCGACGACGCCGATGCCCTGGGGGTTGATGTTCCAGAGCCATGGTGTTCGGAGGGGTGAGTCGGTGCCGAGGAGTGCGTCGGCGAGTTCGGGTCCGAGGATGATGTGTGCCTTGTTGCCGAGGATGTAGAGGGCGGTGAAGCCGATGCCTGCGACCATGCCGGTGATGGCGGGGATGGCGCCGACGCGGAGGTTGAAGATGCCGAGGACGAGGGCGGGGAAGAAGCTGGCGGCGGCGAGGCCGAAGGCGAAGGCGACGACCTCGCTGACGAAGCCGGGGGGGTAGATGCCGAAGTAGCCGGCGACGGCAACGGCAACGGCGAGGGCGATGGTGACGCG
Coding sequences within:
- the plsX gene encoding phosphate acyltransferase PlsX; protein product: MRIAVDVMGGDHAPAAVLTGCLDAVPILGDDHTLVLVGDEQVIRQGMEQAGLADHPQIEIVPTTQVIDMGEGPVAALRSKPDSSIVRLMALGGRKAGDQYCDVVISAGNTGACVAAAQMSMRRLAGVHRPGIAVTMPTFHGPVVVCDVGANPEPRPTHLHQYARMAAVYAEQIIGIDKPRVALLSIGGEETKGNILVKETHQLLKDDGTVNYIGYVEGRDIFNGKATVVITEGFTGNVVLKLAEGLAAGLFKTIASEIAETDPEMAMKFGPVVKNIYRKHDYHEFGGAPLLGANGTCLIMHGSSESRTVVAAIRSAISYIEHRVNDRIIDALDDTSIPQTEGAA
- the rpmF gene encoding 50S ribosomal protein L32, yielding MVPVQRQTRTQGRKRRSHDGLRAGQWVNCPNCGGPKTPHSACNNCGYVRPGLKLNLNNNKDS